ACCTTACATTTCCGAAGAACAGCTGCGCATTCACCACGACAAGCATCATCAGGCTTATGTGACCAATGCAAACTCACTTATAGAGATGATGGACAAGGCAAGGAAAGAGGGAACGGATTTTGATTATAAAGCCGCCGCAAAAGCTCTGACTTTCAATCTCAGCGGGCATGTCCTTCATGACTTTTTCTGGTGGGAGATGACCCCTGAGAGCAACTCAAGCAAAGAGCCGGTCGGCGAACTGTCTGAGATGATCAAGGACAACTTCGGAAGCTTTGACAGGTTTAAAAAGGAGTTTTCCCAGGTCGCATCAAGTGTTGAAGGTTCCGGATGGGCAGCCTTGACCTACTGTAAGGACACAGAAAGGCTCATGATTATGCAGATAGAGAAGCACAATGTAAATCTGGTGCCTGATTATCCGATTATCATGGACCTTGATGTATGGGAACATGCTTACTATATTGATTACAAGAACGATAGGGGCAAGTTCATAGAAGGATTCTGGAATATAATCAACTGGGAAGAAATAGACAAATACTTCATGAAAATAAGAAAATAATCGGAAAATCTAATCGAAAAATCTAATCGAAAAATCGTCTTTAAAATGTCTGTTCTATTCTGATTAAATTTTTTCCAATTACCTTTTTATTTTAAGGGTAATCGGAAATAAGGACTTTTTCTATCAAAAGCACGTTTATATTTATTTGAGCACTCAAAGAGCAGTTTCACTCAAAGAGCAGTTCCACTCAAAGCAGCTTCACTCGAAGCAGTTTATATTTATTTATTTGAGTTATTCAAAGTAGTTTTTATCGAGCTTCTTTTCCGGTCTTCCATAATGGCTCTCATATACCTCGTATTCTCCGCTCTCCCTATCAAAAACGAACCTGTAGACTGTATCGAAGTAAGGCCATTTGTCAACATACGGATTTCTGGCATCGCTCAAAACCACGGTTACTAGTCCGTTTTCTTCGGAGACTGAATACACGGGATAATCAATTGCCTGGGGTACTGAGGCACTGTAAAGTTTTCCTGCCCTTTCGACATACGTCTGGGCGTCAGGGACGCTGCCTGTTACAGAGACTTTTTCGACATAAAAGCTCTTCTCAATTCCTGACCAGTAGCTGACTTTTATCAGCTTGTAATGGGTATCACTGTACGGGTAGGCTGCAAGGAATTTGCCGATGGATATCGGATAAGTGTTCCTGTAGCTTATCTCGGTCCCTTCAGTATCGGAAACATGCCTGATCAGGAAGATTTTTGCAACCGGAAAAACCGCAGTCCAGAGCAGGAGAACCAGGATTACGGAGGCATAGAATTTCCTCTCGTTCCTGTTCACAAGACCATGGAACCTGTTTAACCCATTAAGCTTCCTGCTCCAGGTATCCCTGTCTTTAGTACTCCAAATGTTCCTGTTTTTAGTGCTCAGTCTATCCCCGTTTTTAATAATCCAGTTATTGCTGCTTATAATGTTCAGCCCGCCCCAGTTTCTAATACCTTGCCTGTTTCTATTTTTAACAAATTCTGAAGCCACTATAAACAGAGGCAGCAGCGGGAGAAGGTTTAGAATTGGGTCGAAGGGATAAATGGCTCTGAGGGCTGATTCCTCGGCACTGAACGGATAGAAGGGGCGCATTTTTGCACTTGTTGTATAATCGAGCAAAATATGAAGGAAAACAGCCTGCAACCCTCCGAAAGTATAGCGTCTGTCCTTAGTACTGAACCAGATCAGAAGTGCGACAAGGAAAGCAAAAAAAATCGAGTGTGTAAACTCCCTGTGGCCAAGCAGGTAGAATAGCTGGTTACGAGCCTCATGGCTTACACTGCCGCTGATAAGCGTAAATATCGAATATGTAAAGTAGTCAAGGTCTGGAAGTAAAGAAAGAAACAGTAAAACCAGTCTCTTCCTTCCTTTAAGGCCCAGAGCATAGGAAAGTAGCAGACCAACTCCAAGATGGGAAAGTGTATTTACCATAAATTTACCGTCTGTGTAAAGTTTTTAACCGAATTTTGATGTTTTGGATAGTATCTATATAATTTTTAATAATTCTTAACAGATCTTTACAGCCCTCTAACTGCGTATCTAAATCATGGATTTTAATGTTGTACTCCAAGCACTCTTTCTGATTTAGTCTGAGTAGTCTCTTTTTGATAGTCTGCTGAGAAGGCATCTATAATATTCGACTGATATTATATAAAAGAATTGATAAATAGTAATTCGATCAGGTGTAAAGGGAATGATAATACTGAGAAGTTCATCCATACCAGTTCCTGCCCAGCCTCTCCTCCCGGCCCCCATGCATACCTGCGTAGACTTCATACTCTGTATTGTTCCTGTCAAAAACAAACCTGTAAAACGACTTAAAATAAGCCAGTTCTTCAAGATACGGATTTCTTGCATCACTGAGGGTAACCGTTACCGTATCATTATCTTCCGAAACGCTGTAGACAGGATAATCGATTTCCTCAGTTACACCTCCCCTGTAAAGATTCTCCGCTCTTTTTATATAATCCTCAGAATCCGAGATGTTCCCCTCTACGGAAACCTTTTCAACATAGAAGCTTTCCTCGACCCCTGAGAGATAACCTACTTTGAGGACTTTATAATGTGTAGAGTTATATGAGTACGCTGTCAGGAACCTGTCCACGGATTCAGGATAGGTACTCTGGTAGCTTATCTCGGCTTCTTCGGTCCAGGAAATATGGTTGATCAGGAGAGCTTTTGAAATCGGCATGAAGGTTAGCCAGAAGAGTAACAGAAGAATTAGAGAGGCATAGAGCTTATCATCGATATTTGATATTAACGTGCAGAGACCTTTTATTTTCCCGTTGATTTTTTTCCCGTGGCTCAAACTTCCCATAATCACAATGAAGGGAGGCAGGAGAGGGAGCAAATTTAACAGAGGGTCAAAGAAATAAACGGCTCCCATAATAGACGTATCCGTACTGAACGGATAGAGAGGACGCATTTTCCAGCTTGTAACGTAGTCCAGGTAGGAATGGAAGAAAAGGGACTGGAGTCCTCCGACCGTAAAAAGCCAGTCTTTTGTCTTAAACCAGATAAAAAGTGTAACAAGGACAATGAAGAGTACGGAATGCATGAATTCCCTGTGACCAATCAGGTAGAAAAGCTGGTTTCTGGTCTCAGGACTCAGACTGATTTCGGTAAAGACAAATGTAGAGTACAGGATGTAATCCAGGTCAGGAAGCACGGATAATAAGACTACGGCTCTCAACTTGTCTCCTTTCAGGCCTAAAGCCAGACCTATGAGTAGACCCACTCCCATATGGGAAATTACGTTCACCATGATCTTATTCCTGCACGGATTTTTATAATAATAATATGTAAAATTAAAGATATATTATTTCTTTTTGAAAAAACGTGTGCGAGAGTTGTAAAGTCGTCTTTACTTTTGAGAATAATGGGAAGCAAAAGTTAGGTGTTAAAAGCAATTCCTCAGGGTTGCAGGTAGAACGAGAATCTGTTTTTATAAAAAAGGAGATGTTTGCCTCTCATTAAAAATAGAATTTGGTAACGAGAGGATAGTCCCTCTCAAATTACCATGTCGAATTATTGGTGTTTTTACAGCGTTGAATTGTTTGACGTTCTTACGGGCTCGAATTATTCAATGTTCTGTCAAAGAAGGTTATCATCTCCTCATATGCGTCCTGTGCAACAAAGCTTTCGGAAAGTTCTCCATCTTCTGTAATCATAAAACCGTGAGGTTCGCCCTGGTAAACCTTCAGCTCAAAATACTTATCAACTGCGTCCAGTTCACTGGCGTACCTGTAAATATCAGTAACATTGCTATACTGGTCCCTGGTGCCGTGTATTATAAGCATAGGCGCATCAAGCTGGTCTATCAGATCTGCCGGTATGTCGGGCTGGGTCTCAGTTCCGCCCATGTAAGGGAAACCATACCAGGCTACCCCTGATTCGAACTCTTCAATCTGGGGCAGGAAAAGCATGGTATACCTGCCGCCAGCACAGAAGCCCGTAAGACCCAATCTCTCGGTATCTACATCATCCCTTGTCTCAATGTAAGCTGTGCTGTTCCTGATAAGGGCTTCCACCTCTGCATCCGAAGGAGCTTCGGAGTGTGTCTGCCAGAAAGGAGCAATCACAAAATATCCGTCTTCAGCCATTCTGTCCACCATAGTCTGATAGCCGGGCTCGAACCCTCTGAATGAGTGAATCAGCACTATAGCCGGGTAATTCCCTTCTTCAGCCGGAACTGCTGTATAAGCCGGATAAACCTTAGACAAGCTTGTAATATTTACAATTTCAGTCTCTATCAGGGATGAATTATTTCTGGTCTCATTACAGTTATCCTGCGGTGAAGCCAGGTGCTTGCTCTCGGTATCATTGCAGACCTTTCCGGAAAAATCCGAAACCTCAGAATTGCAATAAGAGGCAGCCGCACCACCTGAAGCGCTAAGCAGGCTCGTTATGAGCAAGAATAAAACTAATTTGTTCATGGAATTTATTACCCCCAAAATTATATACACTGGGAAATATCCTGCAATTTGGATGTCCTTTCCCGGAATACTAGAGATTCCGGGAGGCTCTGGAAATCTGGTTTATGTATGAGCCTGACATACCTCATATAACAGGATAATTCCCAGATATATTAATAGAAAATTATATGCTAAGGGATATAAACATACAGATTATTATTTCCTTAAAAGAAAAACCCTGATGTTTCTTTTGTGTATTTCTGACATTTTTTAACATAGAATTTTGATTTATACTTCCGGAGATCTCCAGCGTATATTTCTGACATAACTTTGACTTCTGTATATGTATTATGCAAATCTTTTGTTCTCTTAATGGAATCCCGGAGTCCAGGCAAAATTAGTATACATATGAAAATAAATAGTAAAGTGTGGATTTGAGAAATATAAGTTTTTCCTTTGTGCTAACTGTATTCTTTAAATATCCTGATAAAGCGCTATGAAGCACGCTTCCTATTACCCCGATATTTACATCTCTTTTTATGGTAGCATTCCACATCGCAGGTGTTGAAAACATTGCAAGATGGGCAAAGACAGTCCCGGAAAAAGCCCGCTATACAGTATTGTGCCTGCAATGTTGAAACGGATTATCCAGTGCGGAAATAAATCAGTAAAATTAAAATAATTAACTGCCCTGAATCGATAAGAAATTTTATAGATTCCCTGATATCCGGCTTTACCCTGTCTTTTTGAGGAAAGCTGATACCACAGGCAATTACCTATCAGGAGACAGAACCTTTGTTCCAGACCGAGCCTATAATTTATCTGCAATCCCTAGGAAATGTGTGGTTTACCTGCCTGATGATCCTGATAACTAAAATGGGGTCGTCAGCCTTCTTAGCTGCCGTAATAATTTGCATCACTTTCGGGATTAGTTTCAGGAAAGGTTTTCTTCTGTTTCAGCTCTTAATCTGGACAGGGCTGATTACCGAGATTATTAAGGCAATAGTCGCTTTTCCAAGGCCGGATTTTGTAGATAATAGAGTGCTTAACCTTGAATCAGGAGTAAAGAGTACCTCGCCTTTTAGTGGGGATGGACCTGATGGTGTGTTCGTACTTCCAGATAAGGAAGTTCTTGAAGCGTTCCGTCATGATGAAGCACTTACACACTCGTGTTTTGGTTTTCCTTCAGGGCATGCTTCACTTACAACTGCACTCTGGGGAGGAAGCTATGCAATTTTCTGCAGCAGAATAATTAAAATCATGACTCCAATAATGGTATTGCTTGTAGCGTTTTCGAGGATGTACCTGGGAAGGCATTTCCTGGGAGATGTGCTGGGAGGAACGACATTAGGCTTAATTTTACTGACCGCTTTTATCCTATTTCTTAAAAGCCCTCTGAAAGATGAGTTTTTCAGGAAAGAGAACTTCGAACTTGCATTCAGGTGGCAGAATATCATTTTTTACTTCGTTATTTTAGTTCTCCTTCCTGCGCTTGCAGCTCTATCTCTGGTAAGTGCTAAAGCAGCAGGATTTTTCCTTGGCACAAATGTAGCATACATTCTGATTATACGAAAAGGGCTCCCTGATGATACTGGAAGTGCGGAACAGAGAGTTTTGAGGGTATTTATTGCCCTTCTGCTGTTCGGAGTCTCCTGCTTTGTTCTTGCTGTCGGATTTGATGCCATCGAAGCTGCAAGCTTTCTCAGCTTTAAACTCATAGAATTCCTGGAAGCTTTCGTCCCTGCATCTACAATATGGATATCTACAGTCGCCTGCATAAAACTCAACCTCTATAGAAGGGAGATTGCAGGCGCCCAGGAGAGTGAGTTGGACAGAAAATCACTGGAAAAGTCCGGCTGAAGTCTATAGAATTGAATAGGAAATATTGAATTATTCAGGGGTTACCGAGAAATTCTTCGAATCCTGTTTGCCCTATGTCCTGAGAAAACTTTATATCTTAGAATCAGTAGGAGATCATATATAGTATATGAAGACTGAAATCGTGTTAATAACCTTAAACTATAAACAAAAAACAGATTAAAAGGTTGCAGTAAGGCTCTGTAATGCACTTGCTAAAGAGGGGGGAACGAACCGTACAGGATTAAGAGAATTTTACTCTCGTGGAAAAAAGGGAAAGGTCGTATATCATTATAATTTAATTTGTTCTGTAGTTATTCACAAGGAATAACTTAAATAATGCTTTTAACTATTGAGCGTATTCACAATTCACCTGAGAAATAACTAACCGAAAATCGCAACCTGTTGGTTGCAACAATGGAAAAAAACCCGAGAGTCATTTCACCGTGGAAAGGGTTTCCCACGGCATAAGACTTATAATTATACCAAAACAGAGAGGAAGACATTCATGGACTTTGAAAAATTAAGACACGGAACCGAGCTTATTAAGCGGGGCTTTGCAAGAATGCAGAAAGGGGGTGTGATTATGGATGTTACAACTCCAGAGCAGGCCAGGGTCGCAGAAGAAGCCGGAGCAGTTGCTGTTATGGCTCTCCAGTCTGTTCCTGCCGACATCAGGAAAGCAGGCGGAGTTGCGCGTATGGCCGATCCTGAAGTAATCCAGCAGATAATTGATACGGTTACAATCCCTGTAATGGCAAAAGCCAGGATAGGTCACTTCGTAGAAGCAGAAATCCTGGAAGCTCTTGGTGTTGACATGGTGGACGAATCCGAGGTTCTGACCCCAGCCGACCCTTATTACCACATAGACAAAACGCAGTTTACCGTGCCTTTTGTCTGCGGAGCTCGAAACCTCGGAGAAGCCCTCCGGAGGATTAACGAAGGGGCAGCCATGATCCGGACGAAAGGGGAAGCCGGAACCGGAGATGTCAGCCAGGCAGTTAAACACATGAAGCAGATTCAGGGCGAGATCCGTGCACTTGCCGGGAAGACTAAAGAAGAACTGATTATGGTTGCAAGGGATATCGAAGCTCCTATCGAACTTGTAATCGAAACCGCAAAAATGCAGCGTCTGCCAGTTGTAAACTTTGCAGCCGGTGGAATTGCAACCCCTGCGGATGCGGCCCTTATGATGCGGCTTGGAGTAGACGGGGTCTTTGTTGGCTCAGGAATTTTCAAAGCTGAAAACCCTGAGAAAATGGCAAAAGCCGTTGTTGAAGCTGTAAATTACTTTGATAACCCTGCAAAACTTGCAGAAATCTCAAAAGGCGTGGGCGCTGGCATGAAAGGCATCAGCGCAAGCATGATTCCTGTTGAAGAAGCTCTTCAGGAACGTGGTTGGTAACGCAAACTTTTCGCAAACCTTTCAAAAAAACGCTTGCCCACAAACTTTTTCAAAAAAAGTTTGATCACAAGCCTTTTCAGAAAAGGCTTGACCGAAAACGTCTCGGAGGCGTGGTCAGCCGGCGCAACGGTTGTGTTTGAAAGCCTTATCCCCAAACCCTATCGGCGTGATCAACCGGCGCAACGGTTGCGCTTATGCAGACAATTTTAGAAGAATTCGCGTTTAGCTTCTTTCAAGAGGCTAAAATTTTATTTTTATATAAATTTATTCTTACAAGTTTGTAAGAATAAAACCAATATTATTTTTTACATTTTTGATTCAATAAATAGGATTAATTCTGAAAATGGTGTTTTTAATGAAAATTGGTGTAATCGCTATTCAGGGAGCGGTTTCTGAACACATTGATGCTTTAAGGAGAGCCCTTACAGAAAGAGGGGTTGAGGCTGAGGTAGTCGCTATTAAGCAAAAAGGAGTTGTTCCAGAATGCGGCGGAATTGTTATTCCTGGCGGGGAAAGTACCACGCTTTGCAGGATGCTTGCCCGTGAGGGAATTGCAGAGGAGATTAAGGACGCGGTTACAAGAGAAGTTCCGATTCTTGGGACCTGTGCAGGCTTGATTGTGCTTGCAAAGGAAGGTGACGAACAGGTTGAGAAAACCAGCCAGGAACTGCTCGGGATTATGGATACGAAGGTCAACAGGAATGCTTTTGGGCGTCAGAGAGATTCCTTCGAGGCCGAGTTTGAGGTGGAGATTCTTGATTCTCCTTTTACCGGCGTGTTTATAAGGGCTCCGAGAATCGTGAGCTGTGGGCCAGAAGTTCGTGTGCTTTCAAGGCTTGATGATCTGATTATTGCCGCAGAGCAGGAAAATGTGTTAGCTCTTGCTTTCCATCCTGAATTGACAGAAGATTTGCGGATTCACCAATACTTTCTGGATAAAGTGTTCGATTGTTAAAATCAGAAGGATTTCGAATTTTATTTCCGGCTCATTTTTTGTTCATTTTTATCATACTTTTATCTCATACTTGTTATCTAAATCCTCTATTCATTTTCTGTCTTTCTGAGTGCCTTTTTTCTTCCAGCTTTTTTCTTCCATTTTGCATCTATTTTATCATCTGTCTGGCATTCTCTTTATCTTCCATCCATCATCTTCTTTTTTCTTTGGTCTATATTCTTGCTGTATTTTTCCTTATAAGAAAAAAAGATAGAACACAACTTCTTGACCGCTTTATATTTGTTTCCTTCAAAGTTATATACGGTTTGAAGCCATATCATTAAAAACTGATTCAATGAAGGGTGAATAAATGGTAAAGTTAACTGATGAAATGAAGCAAGATTTTGCAAAGATGAAAATCTTTCCGTTTGCAACCGCATCTAAGGGTGGAGAACCGAACGTAATACCTATAGGAATGTGCAAATTGCAGGAAGATGGAGAAACAATCTGGATTACAGACAATTATTTCTTAAAAACCCGCAAGAACCTTGACGAAAATCCTAGAGGAGCAATTTATGTCTGGGGCCCGGAAATAGAGGGCTGTTACCAGATAAAAGGGGACATTGAGATCAAGACCGAGGGTGAAGATTACGAGAAAATGTACAAAATGGTCAAAGGCATAGGAGAGAGATTTCCTGCAAAAGCCCTTGCCGTTATGAAAATTACTGAAGTTTATGAGTGCAAAGCCTTCACAGAGCCAGGAAAGAGGCTTCTCTAAAAGCTTTTACAAGTCACATAAAAACTCACAATTTTTTTCTGACGCAGGGATGGAAAACGTCCTTGTAACTTTTCCTTTTTAAAAAATATTCTCAGTAAAGGGCATATTTATGTCTTTTTTCAGGCAATTCTTTTAGTTTCGTAGCAATATTTCATAAATATGTACATTGATTGTTTGAGAGTTTGCACAGAAACTATATATGTCTGGGTTTCTAATTAATTTTTGGGTGATAGTATGAAAACCTGGAAAATGTTGATTTTATGCATTATTATAGGATTGATGGCTGTTCCTGCGGCTTCAGCAGAGGAAGCATATGCGGAAAACTCTGATACTAAAGTTACTTTAGATTCTGCTGGATACGATTATGTTGTTAGTCCCTCAACAGAAAATTCTTCTGATACAGAGAATTCTATTTCTCTTCTACGGTCAACCCAATATATAACTCAGGGACAGACCATAACTCACAATGTAAACGTAGGTTCAGGAGTGAATTACCTTGAAGTGGATTTAAACTGGGGAGACACAAGCGATTCACTTACTCTTACCATTTACACCCCCTCTGGAAGCAAACTCGGAACTTACCGTGATAGTTCTGACGGAAGTACAAATGGCAGGATACATCTCAACATAGATCCCTCTCAGGGATACGTGCAACAGGGAACCTGGAAGTTCAATGTCTACGGAGAATCGGTTAGTGGAACCGAAGACTACACATTTAATGTTTACCAACATTAAGCTTGAAAAAAAGGTTATCTTCTTTTTACTATTTTTTCTTTTAACAACAACAGCTGAGGCTACAGAATATGTTGTAAGCTCAGCTCCAGGTGACCAAGCCGGAGCTTCAATTAAAGGAGAAAAGGTAGTAAAACTTGAGGATACCTTAATACCCTACTGGCAGTTTTTGCTCTGGCTGACTGCAATGCAAATTTTATCAATAATAGACGTCGTTCTGTACTTTACAAAGCTCATTTTTGTAATACTGGGATTTAAAATTGTAAATAAAGAAAACGTACTAGATAATCCTGATCGGTCTAGTATTTATACATATATTAAAACTAAACCGGGAGCATGCATCGGTGAAATTGTAGAAAAAACAGGCTTCGGCAGAGGAAGAGTAAGGCATCATATAACTATTCTAGAAGTTCAGAACAAAATTGAAGTCCATAAAGACAGTGGAAAGATTAGGTATTTCAAAAATAATTCCACTTATCATGAAGAGAGAAAAATTATTTCTGCCCTTCAAAACGTAACAAGTCAAAGAATAATTTCAGAAATACAAAATGGGAATTGTAATACGAACTCAGCTCTTGCACATGAAATCGGAGTTTCCAGAGCTACAATTAGCTGGTATATGAGAACTCTTAAAGAAGTGGAGCTCATAAATGAAGAAAGAGAAGGAAAAAACATTATTTATAGAGTAAACCCTACTTATGAAAACTTGATTGAAAAATATGGATAAAATAACCTTGAATCCAGTTTTAAAATAACGGCTATCAAAAAATTTCTGAAAAGTCTGCTTCAATCTCGCTACATCTTTTTTCTCTAGTCTACTTATTCTTAAACCCTGAGTCTATATAGTCTCAAGAATAAAAGCTGACTTTACCCATCTTGAGGTAAAAAGACATCAATAACAAAATTATAAAAATCAGAAGATCTCGTAAAGTCCAATTTTGCCGCAAAGAGATGTTATATCCTAAAGGGTATATAGATTATTCTTTTTAGTGAAAACCTGGTTACTAGCTGTAGACTTTAAACAATTGGCGTTAAACTGTTCTATATAGAACTTCCGGCCAAGCTCTCTAACTGTTTTTTGTAGCTCATTTTAGATCTGTAAAGATTCTCTTATCTCTGATAGTTAGAGAAATTGGCCGGAAAACTTATAAAGGATTATTTAATAACTGAGTAAGTGGGAATGTTGCAGGATTCAGTAGAGTTTGAGGGCAATGCTGAACCCTGCATACCCGAAGGCATGAAGTATATAACTTTCTAACTATTTTAAAGTTTGCTTCTTGCCTGCATACCCGAAGGCATGAAGTATATAACTTTCTAACTATTTTAAAGTTTGCTTCTTGCCTCTTGAATTAAAGTAAAGAGGTGAAATAAATTGAGATTAAATGACGAAGTTAGAAAAATTAGCGGGCTTTTCATGATAATGCTCGTTGTAGGTATGATACTGGTTACGCCTGCATTGGCATGCCCTCCTAATGTACAGACTGAGCAAGACAGTTCTAACACATTAACAGATTGTCCAGCTTGTTCGTTAAGTTCTGAGTATGCTAATTATTCAGATGCTAAAGTGGAAACCATAGAACTATCCGAAAAAGAACAGAAAAAAGCCACAGCAGAAGCATTATCAGATGAAAGTGTCTCAAAGTTGAGAGATGAATTGATAAAATTAGGGTATGTTTCCTCTATTGAAGAAATCTATACAATGAAGTCAACTACAACAACAGAAAATGAAACAGTAACAACTACAATTGTAACGATGCCATTTAATGGTACAAATAATGATTCAGCTGTTATCGTATTTGCTTCCAATGAACTTGGAAATGCTGCAATGGCAGGTGTAGCAAATAACGGTGAGCTAACAGTATTGCAGTACGATTCTGTCACGGATCAAGTACAAATAACGGGACTATCTTGTGATTTCTGCATGTGGGCTGTCGGTGAAATATGTGATCTCATTTCAGCTTACGGATGCAAACAAGTATGTACCATAATAGCTACAAGAATTCCACATCCAGCTTGGATAGCTTTCACAGGGGTTACTTGTTGGGCGCTATGTAGCTTTATTGTAAGTTATAAGGCATGCAATTGGGCAACTAGCGAAGTATGTGAAGGAGCGGGGCTATGTTAATGTTAAACCCTCTTTTTACTTTTTTTATTTTTTATGTGGCCTCATTAGCTACTCGCGTAATAATAATGACTTATTACCCACAATATACTTATTTTGCGCATGTGCTTTCTTCGCTTTTGATTTCCATTGGCATGGCTTTTTCGATTCCATTTATGAAACCAATTATTTCGCGTCTTCCAAAACTCAGTCCAAAAATGAATCGGTGGTTTAAAATGGGATTTGTTATTCTGGTTTTTATAACAACTTTTTTGATATCTTATTATAAATATATGCCTCAAAGTCAATAACGAAGGCATATAACCGATTATAATCGTTTAAATACTCATTAAAACTTAGCGAATAAAATTGAGCAAGAGAGGCCCTAAGATGTTAAAAGAACTCATAATTATGATTTTTCTCCTCAATATAATGGCAGGTGGATGCTTGGAAGATACAAACGATAAACCAACCGTTGAAGAAATAATGTATCATACACAGGATAAATATGAGTCTATTGACGTATTCAAGGCGAC
This region of Methanosarcina flavescens genomic DNA includes:
- a CDS encoding superoxide dismutase; this translates as MAKGLYKLPDLKYGYSDLEPYISEEQLRIHHDKHHQAYVTNANSLIEMMDKARKEGTDFDYKAAAKALTFNLSGHVLHDFFWWEMTPESNSSKEPVGELSEMIKDNFGSFDRFKKEFSQVASSVEGSGWAALTYCKDTERLMIMQIEKHNVNLVPDYPIIMDLDVWEHAYYIDYKNDRGKFIEGFWNIINWEEIDKYFMKIRK
- a CDS encoding metal-dependent hydrolase, producing the protein MVNTLSHLGVGLLLSYALGLKGRKRLVLLFLSLLPDLDYFTYSIFTLISGSVSHEARNQLFYLLGHREFTHSIFFAFLVALLIWFSTKDRRYTFGGLQAVFLHILLDYTTSAKMRPFYPFSAEESALRAIYPFDPILNLLPLLPLFIVASEFVKNRNRQGIRNWGGLNIISSNNWIIKNGDRLSTKNRNIWSTKDRDTWSRKLNGLNRFHGLVNRNERKFYASVILVLLLWTAVFPVAKIFLIRHVSDTEGTEISYRNTYPISIGKFLAAYPYSDTHYKLIKVSYWSGIEKSFYVEKVSVTGSVPDAQTYVERAGKLYSASVPQAIDYPVYSVSEENGLVTVVLSDARNPYVDKWPYFDTVYRFVFDRESGEYEVYESHYGRPEKKLDKNYFE
- a CDS encoding metal-dependent hydrolase codes for the protein MVNVISHMGVGLLIGLALGLKGDKLRAVVLLSVLPDLDYILYSTFVFTEISLSPETRNQLFYLIGHREFMHSVLFIVLVTLFIWFKTKDWLFTVGGLQSLFFHSYLDYVTSWKMRPLYPFSTDTSIMGAVYFFDPLLNLLPLLPPFIVIMGSLSHGKKINGKIKGLCTLISNIDDKLYASLILLLLFWLTFMPISKALLINHISWTEEAEISYQSTYPESVDRFLTAYSYNSTHYKVLKVGYLSGVEESFYVEKVSVEGNISDSEDYIKRAENLYRGGVTEEIDYPVYSVSEDNDTVTVTLSDARNPYLEELAYFKSFYRFVFDRNNTEYEVYAGMHGGREERLGRNWYG
- a CDS encoding dienelactone hydrolase family protein, which gives rise to MNKLVLFLLITSLLSASGGAAASYCNSEVSDFSGKVCNDTESKHLASPQDNCNETRNNSSLIETEIVNITSLSKVYPAYTAVPAEEGNYPAIVLIHSFRGFEPGYQTMVDRMAEDGYFVIAPFWQTHSEAPSDAEVEALIRNSTAYIETRDDVDTERLGLTGFCAGGRYTMLFLPQIEEFESGVAWYGFPYMGGTETQPDIPADLIDQLDAPMLIIHGTRDQYSNVTDIYRYASELDAVDKYFELKVYQGEPHGFMITEDGELSESFVAQDAYEEMITFFDRTLNNSSP
- a CDS encoding phosphatase PAP2 family protein, yielding MFQTEPIIYLQSLGNVWFTCLMILITKMGSSAFLAAVIICITFGISFRKGFLLFQLLIWTGLITEIIKAIVAFPRPDFVDNRVLNLESGVKSTSPFSGDGPDGVFVLPDKEVLEAFRHDEALTHSCFGFPSGHASLTTALWGGSYAIFCSRIIKIMTPIMVLLVAFSRMYLGRHFLGDVLGGTTLGLILLTAFILFLKSPLKDEFFRKENFELAFRWQNIIFYFVILVLLPALAALSLVSAKAAGFFLGTNVAYILIIRKGLPDDTGSAEQRVLRVFIALLLFGVSCFVLAVGFDAIEAASFLSFKLIEFLEAFVPASTIWISTVACIKLNLYRREIAGAQESELDRKSLEKSG
- the pdxS gene encoding pyridoxal 5'-phosphate synthase lyase subunit PdxS, with protein sequence MDFEKLRHGTELIKRGFARMQKGGVIMDVTTPEQARVAEEAGAVAVMALQSVPADIRKAGGVARMADPEVIQQIIDTVTIPVMAKARIGHFVEAEILEALGVDMVDESEVLTPADPYYHIDKTQFTVPFVCGARNLGEALRRINEGAAMIRTKGEAGTGDVSQAVKHMKQIQGEIRALAGKTKEELIMVARDIEAPIELVIETAKMQRLPVVNFAAGGIATPADAALMMRLGVDGVFVGSGIFKAENPEKMAKAVVEAVNYFDNPAKLAEISKGVGAGMKGISASMIPVEEALQERGW
- the pdxT gene encoding pyridoxal 5'-phosphate synthase glutaminase subunit PdxT, producing MKIGVIAIQGAVSEHIDALRRALTERGVEAEVVAIKQKGVVPECGGIVIPGGESTTLCRMLAREGIAEEIKDAVTREVPILGTCAGLIVLAKEGDEQVEKTSQELLGIMDTKVNRNAFGRQRDSFEAEFEVEILDSPFTGVFIRAPRIVSCGPEVRVLSRLDDLIIAAEQENVLALAFHPELTEDLRIHQYFLDKVFDC
- a CDS encoding pyridoxamine 5'-phosphate oxidase family protein, whose amino-acid sequence is MVKLTDEMKQDFAKMKIFPFATASKGGEPNVIPIGMCKLQEDGETIWITDNYFLKTRKNLDENPRGAIYVWGPEIEGCYQIKGDIEIKTEGEDYEKMYKMVKGIGERFPAKALAVMKITEVYECKAFTEPGKRLL
- a CDS encoding pre-peptidase C-terminal domain-containing protein; amino-acid sequence: MGDSMKTWKMLILCIIIGLMAVPAASAEEAYAENSDTKVTLDSAGYDYVVSPSTENSSDTENSISLLRSTQYITQGQTITHNVNVGSGVNYLEVDLNWGDTSDSLTLTIYTPSGSKLGTYRDSSDGSTNGRIHLNIDPSQGYVQQGTWKFNVYGESVSGTEDYTFNVYQH